From Phoenix dactylifera cultivar Barhee BC4 unplaced genomic scaffold, palm_55x_up_171113_PBpolish2nd_filt_p 000448F, whole genome shotgun sequence, the proteins below share one genomic window:
- the LOC103721164 gene encoding uncharacterized protein LOC103721164 isoform X2, with amino-acid sequence MDKAGNVVLDIESLTQPSDKCSGSPKMTKALSRKGSSRMEKRNGEEQEADETSKKLVIKVGCSQLDQLKQPAMPIKVLIAPPTSVNISGVADTGDGRSRRFHRLTTINPKKILLLFASMSSMGTMILIYFTLAISRQGEV; translated from the exons ATGGATAAAGCAGGAAATGTAGTTCTGGACATTGAAAGCCTTACACAGCCCTCTGATAAGTGCTCTGGAAGTCCGAAAATGACC AAAGCTCTTTCTCGTAAGGGTTCAAGCAGAATGGAGAAGCGAAATGGTGAAGAGCAAGAAGCAGATGAGACATCAAAAAAACTTGTCATTAAAG TGGGGTGTTCCCAGCTGGATCAGTTGAAACAGCCTGCGATGCCAATCAAAGTTCTCATAGCGCCTCCAACTTCAGTTAATATTTCCGGTGTTGCAGATACTGGGGATGGAAGGAGTAGGAGATTTCATCGCCTAACAACTATCAACCCGAAGAAAATCcttctcctttttgcttctat GTCAAGCATGGGGACAATGATTCTCATATATTTTACGCTTGCTATCAGTCGACAAGGGGAAGTGTAA
- the LOC103721164 gene encoding uncharacterized protein LOC103721164 isoform X1, producing MEEVFLQNQIAAMDKAGNVVLDIESLTQPSDKCSGSPKMTKALSRKGSSRMEKRNGEEQEADETSKKLVIKVGCSQLDQLKQPAMPIKVLIAPPTSVNISGVADTGDGRSRRFHRLTTINPKKILLLFASMSSMGTMILIYFTLAISRQGEV from the exons ATGGAGGAGGTCTTCCTGCAG AACCAGATTGCAGCTATGGATAAAGCAGGAAATGTAGTTCTGGACATTGAAAGCCTTACACAGCCCTCTGATAAGTGCTCTGGAAGTCCGAAAATGACC AAAGCTCTTTCTCGTAAGGGTTCAAGCAGAATGGAGAAGCGAAATGGTGAAGAGCAAGAAGCAGATGAGACATCAAAAAAACTTGTCATTAAAG TGGGGTGTTCCCAGCTGGATCAGTTGAAACAGCCTGCGATGCCAATCAAAGTTCTCATAGCGCCTCCAACTTCAGTTAATATTTCCGGTGTTGCAGATACTGGGGATGGAAGGAGTAGGAGATTTCATCGCCTAACAACTATCAACCCGAAGAAAATCcttctcctttttgcttctat GTCAAGCATGGGGACAATGATTCTCATATATTTTACGCTTGCTATCAGTCGACAAGGGGAAGTGTAA